DNA from Petroclostridium xylanilyticum:
ATTACTATAAAGATAAAGTACCCTTAAAAGAAGGTGCTAGAGAGTTCATTGAATTTTTAAGAAGCAAAAATATTAAAATGGGGATTGGTACAAGTAATTCCAGGGAACTCACCCTGGAAGTATTAAAAAAACATGGTCTTCTCCACTATTTTGATGCTGTTGTAACTTCCTGTGAAGTAAAAAAAGGCAAACCGCACCCGGATGTGTTTTTAAAAGTGGCTGAGCTTTTAGAGGTAAAGCCTGAAGAATGCCTGGTTTTCGAGGATACTTATGCAGGGGTGCTGGCTGCCAAAAGAGCCGGGATGAAAGTTTTTGCCGTAGCTGATAGGTTCTCTTTTCCTTACAAGGAGGAAATTGCGGGTTTGGCAGATAAATATGTTGAAAGTTTCAAAGAAATTGCATAATATAATAAAACAACCACCTTTTTTTAAGAGGTGGTTGTTGAGTTGCCCTTTCTTAATGCAGTTGGACTTATGCCATATATTCGCTTAAATGCGCGTCTAAAGGATTGGGCACTGTTGTAACCTACCATTTCAGCAATATCATTGATGTTAAGCTCCGTATTTTTTAGAAGCTTGCAAGCATGGTCTAATCTAACCTTTTCAAGATAATCGGTAAAGTTTATTCCAGTTTGCTCTTTGAATAAATGAGAGAAGTATCCCTCTGATAAATTAAATTGGGAAGATACTTTATAAAGTCCAAGGTCCTGATGCATATAGTTAGTATCAATATATTTTTTTATATTATTCATAAGCTCTAAATTATTATTGCTCTTTTGCTGTTGGACCAATTCACACATTTTGCTAAAGATAGTTTCTACTAATTTAAAATTTTGCTCTATCGTATTAGAAACATCTATACTTTTAACTATTTTTTTTATGGCATCCTGATCTGCAAACTGAGACATTAGCTTGATAATAGTACTTTTCAGTTCATAAATCAGTTCTTTTGACATATAAATTGATAAACTTCTTGATATAAAGTTTTCTTCATAAATTATAGACAATAGTTTTTGTACTTGTATTAAATCACCTGCTTTTACATAATTAATAAGTCTTTGTTCAAAATCTAATGGATAGTAGTAGATATCACTTTCCTTTGGTATATTCTGATACCACACAATTGCGTCATTTGTATCAGTAACATAATTAAGAGCCTGTTCAGCCTGTTCAAAAGAATGCCAAATATCCATCGGCCCATCACAGGGCTCACCTA
Protein-coding regions in this window:
- a CDS encoding HAD family hydrolase; translation: MFTNLNAVIFDLDGTLIDSLWIWDEIDIQFLGNRGITLPDDLQKIVEGMSFTETAVYFKERFNLQESIEEIKEEWNTMANHYYKDKVPLKEGAREFIEFLRSKNIKMGIGTSNSRELTLEVLKKHGLLHYFDAVVTSCEVKKGKPHPDVFLKVAELLEVKPEECLVFEDTYAGVLAAKRAGMKVFAVADRFSFPYKEEIAGLADKYVESFKEIA